The Scomber japonicus isolate fScoJap1 chromosome 9, fScoJap1.pri, whole genome shotgun sequence genome includes a region encoding these proteins:
- the LOC128365427 gene encoding UDP-glucuronosyltransferase 2A2-like, with the protein MYRPTLLALAVLLCSSLLANGGKVLVFPLDGSHWVNMKILIEELHSRGHEVTVMRPSDSWYIKAESNHYKSITINSSNGFDEENFGSFVTRMLNMRREGTSIWTRMSLEYEIVTQFYDMNKQVVEMMVDVFENKKLMQSLHDAKYDLVLTDPAIGGGVLLAHGLGLPLVLNVRWTIQGEAHHSIAPSPLSYVPIPSTELTDKMTFSQRVKNFLFYFFTRIQIKYVTDPNYQPFVDRYFGPDVHYMELFQAADIWLMRNDFTFEFPRPTMPNVVYMSGFQCKPSKPLSKELEDFVQSSGEHGIIVMTLGTLVAKLPEDMTEDIAAAFAQLPQKVIWRHKGKRPSSLGNNTLLVDWLPQNDLLGHPKTRVFVAHGGTNGVQEAVYHGVPLVGLPLMFDQHDNFFRMEARGVAKVLDISTLNKDNFLQALKEVLYEPSYRDKMKALSNLQRDQPMKPMDRAMFWIEFVMRHKGAPHLRTESYKMSKIQYHSIDVVAFLLAVILLVVTVFIASVKFLWRRVFSRSKVKKE; encoded by the coding sequence ATGTACCGACCAACCCTGCTGGCGCTGGCCGTGCTGCTCTGCTCTTCACTTTTGGCAAATGGAGGGAAAGTATTGGTGTTCCCTTTAGATGGAAGCCACTGGGTCAACATGAAAATCCTCATTGAGGAGCTTCACTCCAGAGGCCATGAAGTCACAGTGATGCGTCCATCTGACAGCTGGTACATCAAGGCAGAGTCAAATCACTACAAGTCCATCACTATAAATTCCTCGAATGGTTTTGATGAGGAAAATTTTGGCTCATTTGTAACCAGAATGTTGAACATGCGGCGGGAAGGCACCTCAATTTGGACTCGTATGTCTCTGGAGTATGAAATTGTGACACAGTTCTATGACATGAATAAGCAGGTGGTGGAGATGATGGTTGATGTATTTGAGAACAAGAAATTGATGCAGAGCCTCCATGATGCCAAATATGATTTGGTTTTGACGGACCCTGCAATAGGTGGAGGGGTGCTTCTTGCTCACGGTTTGGGTCTTCCACTTGTCTTGAATGTGAGGTGGACTATTCAGGGTGAGGCACATCATTCAATTGCTCCTTCCCCATTGTCGTATGTCCCAATCCCATCAACAGAGCTGACTGACAAGATGACGTTTTCCCAGCGTGTCAAGAACTTCCTTTTCTATTTCTTCACACGTATCCAAATTAAGTATGTCACAGACCCAAACTATCAACCATTTGTTGATCGCTATTTCGGCCCTGATGTCCACTACATGGAGCTGTTCCAAGCAGCAGACATCTGGTTGATGAGGAATGATTTTACTTTTGAGTTCCCACGACCCACAATGCCAAACGTCGTCTACATGTCAGGATTTCAGTGCAAACCCTCCAAGCCCCTCTCTAAAGAACTAGAGGATTTTGTCCAGAGCTCTGGTGAACATGGCATCATTGTTATGACATTAGGCACCCTGGTGGCAAAACTTCCTGAAGACATGACTGAGGACATTGCTGCTGCCTTTGCCCAACTCCCTCAGAAGGTTATCTGGAGGCATAAAGGCAAAAGACCATCATCCCTTGGCAACAACACCTTGCTTGTGGACTGGCTGCCTCAAAACGACCTGCTGGGTCATCCTAAGACCAGAGTGTTTGTAGCCCATGGAGGCACCAATGGTGTTCAGGAGGCCGTTTACCACGGTGTTCCCCTGGTCGGCCTTCCCCTCATGTTCGACCAGCATGACAACTTCTTCAGGATGGAAGCAAGAGGTGTGGCCAAAGTGTTGGACATTTCAACTCTTAACAAAGACAACTTCCTGCAGGCACTGAAGGAGGTGCTCTATGAGCCGTCCTACAGGGACAAGATGAAGGCGCTTTCAAACCTACAAAGAGATCAGCCCATGAAACCCATGGATCGTGCCATGTTCTGGATTGAGTTTGTCATGAGACACAAAGGAGCTCCACATCTAAGGACAGAGTCTTACAAGATGTCCAAGATCCAGTACCACTCAATTGATGTGGTGGCATTTCTATTGGCAGTTATTCTGCTAGTTGTGACCGTTTTCATTGCATCAGTTAAGTTTTTGTGGCGAAGGGTGTTTTCTAGAAGCAAAGTCAAAAAGGAATGA